The Bacillaceae bacterium IKA-2 DNA window CCAAGGTTAAAAGCCATCTATGATACTAATTTTAGCAGAAACAAGAAAAAATTCATAGAGATCATTCAAGAAAATGATGATAAACCAATCGAAGAAATACTATTGATTCTAGAAACATACAATAAATCTCATATCGATATTATTCCATCTATGCACATAGATAAAACTGCACTTAGCAACATCGCTACAAGGCAAGTATCTAGATATAACGAATTATGTTTCTCGGAGGTGGAATAAATGCAAATACAAGAAATGGCCCATATACTAAAATTACCCTATATAAAAACCAATTATCAAATGCTTCTTGATGAAGCAAACCATACAAACATGACCCACCGAGAGCTGATAAGTCGTCTACTCGAAAGAGAATTAGAACTAAGGCTTGAGAATGGTTTAAAACATAGACTCAGAAGGGCTAAATTCCCTCTTAACAAGTACTTAGAAGACTTCGACAAGAGTAAGTACCATAAGAAATTTATACCGAAATTCGAAGAACTAGAAACGTTGCAGTTCATTGAAAATAAAGAAAATATAATCTTAATAGGATCTCCTGGCTGCGGGAAATCACATTATAGTATTGGGCTTGGTATTAAGGCGTGTTTGGAAGGCAAAAGTGTATTGTTTATCTCTGTACCTAACTTAATAATAGAGTTAAAAGAAGCAATGAGTGAAAGCAAACTATCGCAATATAAAACCAAATTTGAAAAGTACAGTCTTGTCGTTTTAGATGAACTGGGATACGTATCATTTGACAAAATTGGTTGTGAAATACTATTTAATTTATTATCAAATAGAAACGATAAAGGATCAATAATCATAACAACAAACTTGGCTTTTGATCGCTGGGAAGAGATTTTTAAAGACCCGATGCTTACTGGTGCAATTGTAGATAGACTTGCTCACAAATCACATATCTTAGATATTTCACGAGAAGTAAGTCACCGATTTGAAGAGACAATGTCATGGCTAAAACCAACTAAATAAGTGGACCTTTTTTCAACTGATTCGTGGACCGCTTTTGAGTTGACAAATACAAAAAATAATTCATGTGTCCCCAATATTGTCATTTCAGAAGCAAAAACATCCTTCAAGGAGATCGTAAAACGATAAATAATCATCTAAAAAAATTAGAAGATAATCTTGGGATAAAACATATTCTGAAATCGATACAAAAAAAGTGATATTAATATAAGTAAATAATAAAACAGGTTGGTGACTTTAATGGATTTGCTTTTAGATATGAAAACTCTCTGTATTACGCTCATAATTGGTCATTTAGTTACGATCGTTTTAATAAGTGCATACTGGGGCCAATCAAAAAATAATTCAACACTCACGTACTTTTTTTATGCAAAATGTATACAGGTACTAGCGTGGTTTTTTATAATGCTTCGAGGTGAAATTCCAGATGCTTTTACTATTTCTCTAGCGAATACATTACTTTTTATTGGTGTCAGCTTAGAGGCAATAGCCTTATTAAAGCTTCGGGGTCTTTTTACTAAAATAACTCAAATTTTCTTTGTTTTGTTGACCGTTATTAATATAGTTGGGTTTCAATTGATTATTCTTTTACATAACGATGAAAATATAAGATTTGGATTTGCTTCTATTGCTACTGCCTTACTTATTTTAATACCGGCTTATCGTTTTATCCGTAGTAAACATTCTTCTTTTTTAATGAGGGTAATAGGGTACTTATATTTACTAGTGATTTTATCTTTGATCGGAAGAGGCGTTACTGCACTATTATCTAGTGAAATTATGGGGCTTTTTGTTCCTGGAATTTATCAAACTATATCCTTTGTATCGATATATTTAGTTATGATAGTAGGTAATATTGGTTTTGTTTTGCTATTAAAGGAAGATGGGGATAAAGAGTTAGTTCGATTAGCAAGCTACGATGAATTAACGAAAACTTTAAATCGTCGAGTCTTTAATTTGCGTGGCAAGAAATGTTTATTAGAATGTGCTGAAGAAAAAAGTCCTGTTTCGTTATTGTTGATGGATATAGATTTTTTCAAGAAAATCAATGATCAAAATGGTCATAGTGTTGGTGATCAAGTGATTGTGGACTTTAGTCAAAGAATTAATCGTCTCCTTGGGTTGAATGACCTCTTTGGTCGTTACGGTGGAGATGAGTTTGGTATATTACTTCCAAGAATGGATTCTAATAGCTCGACTCAATTTGCAGAACAAATTAGGGTTGAGATAGAGAGTGCGAAAATTAGCGGGGTAGAATGGAGCTATACGCTAAGTCTAGGGGTCATTACAGTTATACCTAATGAACATACAGAGCTAGATTCATTATATGCAACATGCGATAAGGCACTATACATGGCAAAAGAGAATGGTAGAAATTGTGTTTATCGAATTAAGGACGGTGTCTCAGAACCAGTAATATAGTGATATTTCTCCAATTGGATGGCCACGTAGAAGCACTCTATATTAAATAATGGTGGATTCAAACGCGACAACAGAAAAGGTATGACAAGACGGAGAGAGTGAGGCTTCATCTTGTCCGAAGGTGCGTGTTGTTCGGACAGTACAGTGGGAGTGAGGCATGATCTTGTCCGAAGGTGCGTTGTGTTCGGACAGGACGGAGAGAGTGAGGGATGATCTTGTCCGAAGGTACGTTGTGTTCGGACAGGAGGGTGAGAGTGAGGCATGATCTTGTCCGAAGGTGTGTTGTGTTCGGACAGTAGAGTGAGAGTGAGGGATGATCTTGTCCGAAGGTGCGTTGTGTTCGGACAGGACAGTGAGAGTGAGGCATGATCTTGTCCGAAGGTGTGTTGTGTTCGGACAGGACGGAGAGAGTGAGGGATGATCTTGTCCGAAGGTGTGTTGTGTTCGGACAGGAGGGTGAGAGTGAGGCATGATATTGTCCGAAGGTGTGTTGTGTTCGGACAGTACAGTGAGTGTATCGCGCGATGTTGTCTGAAAGAATTTGATTAACGTATGGTCACAAAACCTGTCAATCCTAGAAAAATCACTAATATATTTATTCATAATAACTGTCACTTGTATTTCCCAATGGGGTATAGTTTTCCTTTAAAATTCTGCGAAATGTCCTTTTATTTAAGTCCACCTTACACCATTCATAGATGCTTTGGGTAGTAATCTCTCGATCAGGAAATAATAGCTTGAATTCCTCTACATTGCGCAAAATAGCTAGTGGTTCTATGTCAAGAATTCGGACAAGTTAAATATAGAAATTTCCTAGTTGAATAATTTTTTCGAAACTACAAAACTTTAATGATTTAACTTACGAAAGCGTTTTCGTAGTCATACGGTGACTTCATACCACAATATTCATGGATCCTGACGGTGTTGTAAAATGTTTCTATATACTCAAACACTAGTTCATGCGCGTGTTTAAGGTTTTTAATGACATAACGGTTAATCCATTCTCGTTTAATTAAGGCATGAAATGACTCTATACATGCATTGTCCCATGGATTCCCCTTGCGTGAATAGCTGCGGACAAAGTTTGCAGCTGGTGTAGCTTCAATATAGTTTTTAGATACGTATTGGCATCCACGGTCACTGTGTATAACCACGGGTAGACTGATTTTACGGTTTTTCTTGGCTTTCTCAAGAGCTTTTAGTACATGTTCTGTGGATAAACTATCCGATAGCTCCCAACCTATTATTTTTCTTGAATATAGATCCATGACACTAGTTAAGTAGACAAATCCAATTACTGTGTGAATATAAGTTATATCTGTGACCCAAACGGCATTTGCTACTGGTGGTCTGAAGTCTCTATTTAAAATGTTTTTAAGCTTATTGTCGAAGTCAGGATCAATGGTTGTTCTCACATATGGGCGAACCCAGATGGCTTTTATTCCTTCTTCTCTCATGTAGTTACCCACGGTCTTCGTTGTTATCTCATGGCCTCTTGACTGAAGTATGGAAGCTATTTTAGGTGCTCCATATATTTGATGAGATTCATTGTAAATCTTTATTATTTCCGTTTTTATGGCTTGTTTCCTTTTTTCTTGATTAGATATTGATCTCTTAGACCAGCTATAATATCCTGATGAAGAAACGTCTAAAAGTTTAAGCACACTGTTAACAGATATCTTGCGCTCCTTCGATAAGTCCATTGTTTCTTTAAAAATAGACTCTGTTAATTGTTCAGTATGCCGATAGCCTTTTTTAAGATTTCTAAGGCATCCTTTGAGTCCTTTAATTCTTTCTTTAGACGGGCAACTTCCTTCTCTGAATCTGAATTAAAATTACCTGATCCTCTGTGGTTAACTACACCATCATTTTCTTTTGCAGCTTTGACCCACTTGCTTAAAGTGGAGTGACCTATCTTCAAGTCCTTTGCGACTTGTTCAATGCTTTTATCAGATGAATAATAGTGATTAACAGCGTCTTGCTTAAACTCAGCACTATAACTTTTACCTCGATTCCCCATAAATAGTTCCCCCCTAGTTTAGTAATTTTATTCTATACTAATCTAGGAAATATCTCTATTTCGGTTGTCCTATTTTTATTCTAGCATCATAGTTTGGTCTTTTCAATTCCTCCACATTTTAGGCATACAAAGTTATAATTTTGTATGGAAATCAAAAAGGACTTACAAGTTCTACAATAAACCCCTCTTTTGAGTTGTTCATAATTATATTTTGGCAATATCATAAATGGATTTTTAATTTGATTTAATGAAATTAATTTTTCTGATAGTTTCTTGTACTCATCATTTAACTTAGACGGTGTTTTATTTAAGCCTTTTAAAAAACGATTTACCTGGGTTGGGAAAATAATTGGTTGGTCCATGGGGGCTTGATATAAGTTGAATTCAGGATTGATAAAAATAACGGAGGATTCAACAAGGAAATTCTGTTTGAGGGTTTGGAGCAGTTGGCGGAATAGAGTCGTACTTCTTTTTAACTGGTCTACAGGATTTTTATATTCGCGATCGGTTGTCATGGAATAAAGTAGGTCATTCTTTATGTAATAATCACCTTGAAAATTTTTTATCTCTAAAAGGTGAATAACTCCCTGAGAGATAATCAATGTATCAATTTGAAAATAGGAGTTGTTTACTTCAAGCAGCAAGTCATTTATGATATACCTTTCTTCTTGGAGATTTTCCGCTAGTTCGTCAAATTTCACCTCCCCTTCATAGCCTTTTTCAAGATTTAAATAGTAAAACTTTTCTTTTTCACTTAAATCCATTCGTGTGTGTAAATATCGCATAGCCATTAATTCCCCTGATTCACACCGACCTTTAAGTAACATAAGCCACTTCCTTTCTTAATCTCTAATCTCATTTTAAAATAATTTATTACAAATTTCGCTCAACCTGGACATAGCCCAAGTGCCTAATATATCGAATTATATTATAATTATCTATATTATGGTACATAATTATTTCGACAATAAAACACTTTTTTAAAGTAGAGATATTTGATAGGTTATGTTTAAGATTTAAATAGATATTTATTGTTCGTATCAATCGAGTGACATAGGTGTTCGGTAAAAATCATAGCCATTTATTAGTAAAAAAATAATATAATCACTTACGAAATAACAATATTTTAAAAAGTTTTTAACTTGTGTACAAGTATACAAAAAGAATACTTGATGTATACATTAACGTAATCAAGTATACAAACCTGTACACAAGCCGTTATGAAGGGATGTACACAATGTTTGTTATTTGTATACAAAACACAGATGGATATTTTCTTTTCGTATACACCGATAGATGGATTGACGCAGCTAGTAAGCTGGTATAATCTTTAAGTAAGATAATAAAAAGTAGAAACATAGAAATGAGAGGGATGATTTAATGAGCACTTCTAGAATTTGTGCAATTGATGTAGGAAACGATTCGATTAAGGCCTTGTTTGGTAAGTCTGACTATGAATTATACATACCTAATGTTATTGCAGTGGCTACAGAAGATAGACCAGTTATCGGAATAGAAGATTTAAATGATAAAGATCCAATTGAGGGAATTCATATTAAAGTCCACTCCCCTGCCCTAAGAGAGAACAATGTCACTTATCGTGTCGGCAATTTAGCAACAAAAAGTGATAATGCAAGTGAACTAGATCCAGGCAGCAGCAAATCAGAGGAAGATCAAACATTGATTATGCTTTTTGCTACTTTGGCATTAGACGCAGTCAGAGAAGAAAATTCTCAAATCTTTAAGAAAAATAACAATGTAATTGACGCAAATTATACGTTGGGCACAGGATTACCGCTTCGTGAAGTAAAGGAAGGTAAAGATGTTGGCTACCGTTCGCAACTATTAGGCTCAGTGCATCAAGTTGAATTTTTAGTAACTCCTAAATATCAAGGCTTAAAGGTAAATATTAAATTTGACGAAGTGAAGGTTTATCCCGAGGGGTTTGCTGCTTATATTAACTTGGTTATGGACAATGACTTAAATATTATTAATAGAGACTTAATTGACAAAAGTATTTTGATCCAGGATATTGGCGGACTATCAACTGATGTAGCGGTAATCAAAAATCGTAATGTCGACGACGATAAAGCACAGGGATTTAACCTAGGCGTATCTGAAGCCTTAGAGTCGATAAGAGAAGAAATTAGGTTAAAACATGGTGTTGAATTAGATAGCCGTAGAGATGTTGTTGATATCATCACTAGAAAAAATGATCGAAATCATATTATGGTAAAAGGAAGTCGGACAAGCGTCCATGATATTACCGATAGAATCCTTTTAGACTTAGCCAAGAAAGAATATCGCCATTTACGTAATGTTTGGCAAAAAAACTCACAAACAGAAATCTGTTATTTTGTCGGCGGTGGAGCAATCGTTTTAAAGGAATATCTCAAAACTATAAATAATAGTTTAAATGGTTATAATATTGAATTCTTTGAAGACGAAAAGGAAAGTATTTGGATGATGGCAAATGCTTATTATAAATTAATCTCTGATTTTGTTAGAAAGAATAATAAAGTAATAAAAAATAACGATGCAGAGAAACAAACAGCGGAAAAATAGGGTGATTTCATGGAAAGAAAGGGAATGACTGGTATTCAAAGGGGGCAGGCGATTACATTTCGTATTCCTGCTAACACACCTGAACACATCATTAAGCAAATGCAAAAGTTAAAGGAAACTGAGAGAAGAAACTTCTCTAGCAAAATTGCAGAGTTTATTTTAGATGGGGTAAGTAACTCCTTGTCCAAGGAAAGAGAAACTATAACCATTCCACTTCCAAAACAATTAACTAAAGAACAGCGGAGTTGGCTCAAACATTCACATTCAGAAGCCTTGTTAGGAAGTATTGTCTATCAATTGTTAGCCGATCCTGTTCGAGCGATGTCCGTTTTAGCAACTCTTAATAGCAATGCTTTAGATATCGATCAAGCCCTGTATTTACAGGATAATCAGACTGAAAAGACAGAAAAAGAATTACTAACAGCAGATTACAAGGATAACAGCTCAACTGAATTAGAATTAAATCAAGTGGGGTTTCAAGCTGATGAGGAACTAGAAGATGATTTGATGAATTTTGATTGGGATAAAGCTAAACAAGAGCATGCTTCTTCAAAGGAAGATTTAGAGGAGCGTGTTGAAGAAGAGGACGTCGATGATTTACTTGGGGGTTTCCTTTCAAACATGAATAAATAGCCGCAAAATATGTAGCAATCGCGTATTTCTACATTTACCTTTCTGAACAAACATTTCCGTGGAAATTATATAGTGAAAAGACAGGCTGGCTGATATACTCGGAGCAGCCAGTCTTTTTTTTACAAAATAAGGTAGTGAAACCACTTTAACATGGAATGTTATCTAGCTCTAGACGCTAGCGTTTTCCTTTTTTTGATCTGGAATTGGAACGAAATGGTAAAATTATACTTCAGATAAGGGATAAGATTTCAGTATTCTCCTTGAGTCATTTATAATAATAGTAAAGCTATTATTGAATGCTTCACCAAGTAAAAAGGAGGGAATAATTATGTCTGAATATAAGCGAATGGCAACACTCGTGTTAGCGTTGGTTGTTTTAGTTTCAGTCTATTACTTCTTTGGATCTAATTATAAAAACAAGGGTTTTACAACGGAAACATCTGTAGCTTATGATATTTCAAATTATAAATTAGCAACTTTTGCAGGTGGATGTTTCTGGTGTATGGAACCACCATTTGAAAAGTTAGCAGGTGTGGTTGACGTTATTTCTGGATACACAGGTGGAGATAAAGTTGATCCCACTTATGAAGAGGTTACAAAAGGTGGAACAGGACATATTGAAGCAGTATTGGTTGTTTATGATCCAGAAATAATCACCTATGAGACATTACTTAACGTATTTTGGAGGCAGATCGATCCTACTGATGCAGATGGTCAATTTGTCGATAGAGGACACTCCTATACCTCAGCTATTTTCTATCATGATGAGGCACAGAAAACTTTGGCGGAAATATCAAAACAAGAATTGCGAGACACCAAGCGTTTTGATAAACAAATAGTGACCCCAATAATAGAAGCTGATGTTTTTTATCATGCTGAGGAATATCACCAGGATTACTATTTGAAAAATCCTATTCGCTATAACTATTATCGAGGTAATTCTGGAAGGGATGAATTTTTAGATAAGACATGGGGAACTGAGCGAGAAATCATCCAAAAACCAGATACTAGTCAATATCATAAACCCTCTGAGGAAGAATTAAAGCAAAGACTGACAACATTACAGTATTACGTCACCCAAGAGGATGGAACCGAGGCAGCTTTCGATAATGAATACTGGGATAACAAAGAGGCCGGGATTTATGTAGATATTGTTTCAGGTGAACCATTATTCAGCTCACTAGATATGTATGACTCTAAAACCGGCTGGCCAAGTTTCACTAGACCACTTGTGCAAGAAAATATTGTTGAGAAGGAAGAACGAAAATATTTTATGTTAAGAATTGAAGTAAGGAGTAAGTATGGTGATTCTCATCTTGGGCATGTTTTTGATGATGGACCAGAGC harbors:
- the msrB gene encoding peptide-methionine (R)-S-oxide reductase MsrB, producing MSEYKRMATLVLALVVLVSVYYFFGSNYKNKGFTTETSVAYDISNYKLATFAGGCFWCMEPPFEKLAGVVDVISGYTGGDKVDPTYEEVTKGGTGHIEAVLVVYDPEIITYETLLNVFWRQIDPTDADGQFVDRGHSYTSAIFYHDEAQKTLAEISKQELRDTKRFDKQIVTPIIEADVFYHAEEYHQDYYLKNPIRYNYYRGNSGRDEFLDKTWGTEREIIQKPDTSQYHKPSEEELKQRLTTLQYYVTQEDGTEAAFDNEYWDNKEAGIYVDIVSGEPLFSSLDMYDSKTGWPSFTRPLVQENIVEKEERKYFMLRIEVRSKYGDSHLGHVFDDGPEPTGLRYCMNSAALRFIPKEDLIAEGYAEFEKLFTD
- a CDS encoding GGDEF domain-containing protein — its product is MLRGEIPDAFTISLANTLLFIGVSLEAIALLKLRGLFTKITQIFFVLLTVINIVGFQLIILLHNDENIRFGFASIATALLILIPAYRFIRSKHSSFLMRVIGYLYLLVILSLIGRGVTALLSSEIMGLFVPGIYQTISFVSIYLVMIVGNIGFVLLLKEDGDKELVRLASYDELTKTLNRRVFNLRGKKCLLECAEEKSPVSLLLMDIDFFKKINDQNGHSVGDQVIVDFSQRINRLLGLNDLFGRYGGDEFGILLPRMDSNSSTQFAEQIRVEIESAKISGVEWSYTLSLGVITVIPNEHTELDSLYATCDKALYMAKENGRNCVYRIKDGVSEPVI
- the istB gene encoding IS21-like element helper ATPase IstB — its product is MQIQEMAHILKLPYIKTNYQMLLDEANHTNMTHRELISRLLERELELRLENGLKHRLRRAKFPLNKYLEDFDKSKYHKKFIPKFEELETLQFIENKENIILIGSPGCGKSHYSIGLGIKACLEGKSVLFISVPNLIIELKEAMSESKLSQYKTKFEKYSLVVLDELGYVSFDKIGCEILFNLLSNRNDKGSIIITTNLAFDRWEEIFKDPMLTGAIVDRLAHKSHILDISREVSHRFEETMSWLKPTK
- a CDS encoding ParM/StbA family protein; this translates as MSTSRICAIDVGNDSIKALFGKSDYELYIPNVIAVATEDRPVIGIEDLNDKDPIEGIHIKVHSPALRENNVTYRVGNLATKSDNASELDPGSSKSEEDQTLIMLFATLALDAVREENSQIFKKNNNVIDANYTLGTGLPLREVKEGKDVGYRSQLLGSVHQVEFLVTPKYQGLKVNIKFDEVKVYPEGFAAYINLVMDNDLNIINRDLIDKSILIQDIGGLSTDVAVIKNRNVDDDKAQGFNLGVSEALESIREEIRLKHGVELDSRRDVVDIITRKNDRNHIMVKGSRTSVHDITDRILLDLAKKEYRHLRNVWQKNSQTEICYFVGGGAIVLKEYLKTINNSLNGYNIEFFEDEKESIWMMANAYYKLISDFVRKNNKVIKNNDAEKQTAEK
- a CDS encoding nuclease-related domain-containing protein, which encodes MLLKGRCESGELMAMRYLHTRMDLSEKEKFYYLNLEKGYEGEVKFDELAENLQEERYIINDLLLEVNNSYFQIDTLIISQGVIHLLEIKNFQGDYYIKNDLLYSMTTDREYKNPVDQLKRSTTLFRQLLQTLKQNFLVESSVIFINPEFNLYQAPMDQPIIFPTQVNRFLKGLNKTPSKLNDEYKKLSEKLISLNQIKNPFMILPKYNYEQLKRGVYCRTCKSFLISIQNYNFVCLKCGGIEKTKL
- a CDS encoding IS3 family transposase, producing the protein MDLSKERKISVNSVLKLLDVSSSGYYSWSKRSISNQEKRKQAIKTEIIKIYNESHQIYGAPKIASILQSRGHEITTKTVGNYMREEGIKAIWVRPYVRTTIDPDFDNKLKNILNRDFRPPVANAVWVTDITYIHTVIGFVYLTSVMDLYSRKIIGWELSDSLSTEHVLKALEKAKKNRKISLPVVIHSDRGCQYVSKNYIEATPAANFVRSYSRKGNPWDNACIESFHALIKREWINRYVIKNLKHAHELVFEYIETFYNTVRIHEYCGMKSPYDYENAFVS
- a CDS encoding transposase; the encoded protein is MGNRGKSYSAEFKQDAVNHYYSSDKSIEQVAKDLKIGHSTLSKWVKAAKENDGVVNHRGSGNFNSDSEKEVARLKKELKDSKDALEILKKAIGILNN